One Vibrio taketomensis DNA window includes the following coding sequences:
- the cysE gene encoding serine O-acetyltransferase, with product MKCCEKKQIWQTIVQEAREQSEQEPMLASFYHATIIKHESLCAALSYILANKLNTASMPAMAVREVVEEAFAADPTITEAAACDICATVNRDPAVAMYSIPLLYLKGYHALQGYRVANWLWKQGRVALATYLQNQISVACQVDIHPAAKIGHGIMLDHATGIVIGETAVVENDVSILQDVTLGGTGKECGDRHPKIREGVMIGAGAKILGNIEVGEGAKIASCSVVLHEVPPHTTVAGVPAKIVGRPQSDKPSLDMDQQFNGKSQQMMYGDGI from the coding sequence ATGAAATGTTGCGAGAAAAAACAGATCTGGCAGACGATTGTTCAAGAAGCAAGAGAGCAATCTGAGCAAGAGCCAATGCTTGCCAGTTTTTATCATGCAACCATCATCAAGCATGAAAGCTTGTGTGCAGCATTAAGTTATATTTTAGCTAATAAGCTGAACACGGCCTCGATGCCTGCAATGGCGGTGCGTGAAGTGGTTGAAGAAGCGTTTGCCGCTGATCCAACGATCACTGAGGCGGCAGCTTGTGATATTTGTGCTACGGTGAATCGCGACCCAGCAGTGGCGATGTATTCCATTCCGCTGTTGTACCTTAAAGGTTACCACGCTTTGCAAGGGTATCGCGTTGCTAACTGGTTGTGGAAGCAGGGTAGGGTTGCTCTGGCGACTTATTTGCAAAACCAGATTTCGGTAGCTTGTCAGGTTGATATTCACCCAGCAGCAAAAATTGGTCATGGCATCATGCTTGACCATGCGACGGGCATCGTCATTGGTGAGACGGCAGTCGTCGAAAATGATGTGTCAATTTTGCAGGATGTAACTCTAGGTGGTACCGGTAAAGAGTGTGGTGATCGTCATCCGAAAATTCGTGAAGGCGTAATGATTGGCGCTGGTGCGAAGATTCTTGGCAATATTGAAGTCGGTGAAGGGGCAAAAATTGCGTCTTGTTCAGTGGTATTGCATGAAGTACCACCACACACCACAGTGGCTGGTGTTCCGGCAAAAATTGTGGGCCGCCCACAATCTGACAAACCATCGCTGGATATGGATCAGCAGTTTAATGGTAAGTCGCAGCAAATGATGTATGGCGACGGTATCTAA
- the gpsA gene encoding NAD(P)H-dependent glycerol-3-phosphate dehydrogenase, with protein sequence MTNSNINNAYGKEISMTVLGAGSYGTSLAISLARNGANVVIWGHEPEHMAKLEADRANQEFLPGIDFPESLIVETDLQKAVQASRDLLVVVPSHVFGIVLNSVKPYLLNNSRICWATKGLEPETGRLLKEVAHDIIGEDYSLAVLSGPTFAKELAMGMPTAISVASPDAQFVADLQEKIHCSKTFRVYANSDFIGMQLGGAVKNVIAIGAGMSDGIGFGANARTALITRGLAEMCRLGAALGAQTETFMGMAGLGDLVLTCTDNQSRNRRFGLALGQGKDVDTAQQEIGQVVEGYRNTKEVWMLAQRMGVEMPIVDQIYQVLYQNKDAREAAKDLLARDKKAEA encoded by the coding sequence ATGACAAATTCAAACATCAATAATGCCTACGGCAAAGAGATTTCAATGACGGTATTAGGCGCAGGCTCCTATGGCACCTCACTGGCTATCTCTCTGGCGCGTAATGGCGCCAATGTGGTGATTTGGGGGCATGAGCCTGAGCATATGGCGAAGTTGGAAGCTGATCGAGCTAACCAGGAATTTTTGCCTGGTATCGATTTCCCTGAGTCATTGATTGTTGAGACCGATCTGCAAAAAGCAGTGCAAGCGAGCCGTGATCTATTGGTGGTAGTGCCAAGCCATGTATTTGGTATCGTTTTGAATAGTGTAAAACCTTACTTGCTGAACAACTCCCGTATTTGTTGGGCTACCAAAGGGTTAGAGCCTGAAACGGGTCGTTTGCTGAAAGAAGTTGCGCACGACATTATTGGTGAAGATTATTCACTGGCAGTGCTTTCTGGCCCTACGTTTGCGAAAGAGTTAGCGATGGGTATGCCAACCGCAATTTCAGTAGCGTCTCCAGATGCTCAGTTTGTTGCCGATTTACAAGAAAAGATCCATTGCAGCAAAACCTTCCGCGTGTATGCCAACAGTGATTTTATTGGTATGCAATTGGGCGGCGCAGTGAAAAACGTGATTGCAATTGGCGCGGGTATGTCAGACGGTATTGGCTTTGGCGCCAATGCACGTACTGCATTGATTACTCGTGGCTTAGCGGAAATGTGCCGCTTAGGCGCTGCGCTGGGTGCGCAAACAGAAACGTTTATGGGTATGGCCGGCTTAGGTGACCTTGTACTAACCTGTACAGATAACCAATCACGTAACCGTCGTTTTGGTTTGGCTCTAGGTCAAGGTAAAGATGTGGACACGGCACAGCAAGAAATTGGTCAAGTGGTTGAGGGTTACCGCAATACCAAAGAAGTGTGGATGCTGGCACAACGTATGGGTGTAGAAATGCCAATCGTTGACCAAATTTACCAAGTGCTTTATCAAAATAAAGACGCGCGAGAGGCGGCAAAAGACCTACTTGCACGCGATAAGAAAGCGGAAGCGTAG